From Carassius auratus strain Wakin chromosome 1, ASM336829v1, whole genome shotgun sequence, the proteins below share one genomic window:
- the tmem255b gene encoding transmembrane protein 255B, with amino-acid sequence MQQPQNAPQTNAQNADPADVFMKRRRTALWCSVSLFGLSVLVLVVGLLSATQTYNVAVSGYYPGIILSFGAFLGIVGLNLVENRRPMLMASIIFISLGVVSCFLCAIIDGIIAAEFIDRRPLMEGRCEFYSSNSYGYENYYAEVPCHSYGNQCKLKVKSNTCYCCDLFQCDSVNYHVQYYEFTGVRSCWDVVNLYRLLWACVALNVLGVFLGIITAAILGAFKDLAPTDQSHMTPSPAPPPHILYNPTQHLITYTGFCPTGQTLPAYPNYPLPTQHLNGYPASATGQSIPEVSTSTSDETQAAAQSGMNSAVPTQSTSQDSSGYMPTPNAPSLYAHLLGPFEKPPPYAC; translated from the exons ATGCAGCAGCCCCAGAACGCGCCGCAGACGAATGCGCAGAACGCGGATCCTGCAG ATGTGTTTATGAAGCGGCGACGGACAGCTCTCTGGTGTTCAGTGTCTCTGTTTGGACTCTCTGTTCTTGTTCTGGTGGTCGGGCTGCTGTCAGCCACACAGACGTATAATGTGGCTGTGTCTGGATACTATCCCGGGATTATA CTGAGTTTTGGAGCGTTCTTGGGTATTGTTGGTCTGAACCTGGTGGAGAACCGCAGGCCGATG TTGATGGCGTCCATCATCTTCATCAGTCTGGGTGTTGTGTCGTGTTTCCTCTGCGCCATCATTGATGGCATCATCGCCGCTGAGTTCATT gacAGGAGGCCTCTGATGGAGGGCCGCTGTGAGTTTTACTCAAGCAATTCTTACGGCTATGAAAACTACTACGCTGAG GTTCCCTGTCATTCCTATGGTAATCAGTGTAAACTCAAGGTGAAGAGCAACACCTGCTACTGCTGTGACTTATTCCAATGTGACAG tgtgaacTATCATGTGCAGTACTATGAGTTTACGGGCGTGAGAAGCTGCTGGGATGTGGTGAATCTGTATCGTCTGCTGTGGGCCTGTGTGGCGCTCAATGTGCTCGGTGTGTTTCTCGGCATCATCACCGCCGCCATACTGGGAGCCTTCAAAGACTTG gCTCCCACGGATCAAAGTCACATGACACCTAGTCCGGCTCCACCCCCCCACATCCTGTACAACCCCACCCAACACCTGATCACCTACACCGGCTTCTGCCCCACCGGACAAACTCTACCCGCCTACCCAAACTACCCGCTGCCCACACAG CATCTGAATGGTTATCCAGCTTCAGCCACGGGCCAGTCCATTCCTGAGGTCTCAACCTCCACGTCTGACGAGACTCAAGCGGCTGCTCAGAGCGGGATGAACTCAGCTGTACCCACTCAATCCACGTCTCAGGACAGCAGCGGTTACATGCCGACTCCAAACGCTCCCTCACTCTATGCTCACTTATTAGGGCCCTTCGAAAAGCCTCCACCCTACGCCTGCTGA